The following coding sequences are from one Novosphingobium sp. Gsoil 351 window:
- a CDS encoding entericidin EcnAB — MRKLILAAVVGTAFALAGCSEKTEDAAATTADAAASDAAANVDAMATGATDAMGDASAAAADAATTADAAASGAAEGAKEGVEKAEADKKM; from the coding sequence ATGCGCAAACTGATCCTCGCCGCGGTTGTCGGCACTGCCTTCGCTCTCGCCGGCTGCTCGGAAAAGACCGAGGACGCCGCCGCCACCACTGCCGACGCCGCTGCTTCGGATGCCGCCGCGAACGTTGACGCGATGGCGACCGGCGCGACTGACGCGATGGGCGACGCTTCGGCAGCCGCTGCCGATGCCGCGACGACCGCCGATGCCGCCGCCAGCGGCGCCGCCGAAGGTGCCAAGGAAGGCGTCGAGAAGGCCGAAGCCGACAAGAAGATGTAA
- a CDS encoding sensor histidine kinase: MALETEQQIFARKRLGWRRTAPGMASLALFGLVALSLLAATFLIFSTVRAERAERVQVAQTREVLEALREITTATLNAETGQRGYIITLDRRYLAPFQLGAASYPTAMRRLHALLDPAADARQRALVARVEKLADAKFAEMAETVSLVDDGRIVDAEARLLSDEGQQLMTELRATAGELEAIEAGQLRRAASDTLRLEGRMAPLLAGLLLLILGALVLGLWQVVRGARAEALAATAQDLSAARDRADLLAGELNHRVKNLFAVVLAIVKMSGKGDPAAKPAIDKIAQRLHALLRSHEVTQGDRTRPEIDLRELVDTALEPYRLDESRGRIEGDPVMLRSHLAVPLGLVLHELVTNAVKYGALANGDGKLAVSWRHEGGRVRLIWREEGAKPVAPSGDEGFGSMLIGSSAKQIAGTIERHFHPTGVEVTMDFPVK, from the coding sequence ATGGCTCTCGAAACCGAACAGCAGATTTTCGCGCGCAAGCGGCTCGGGTGGCGCCGCACCGCGCCGGGGATGGCCAGCCTGGCGCTGTTCGGCCTGGTCGCGCTGTCGCTGCTTGCGGCCACCTTCCTGATCTTCTCCACCGTCCGCGCCGAGCGGGCCGAGCGGGTCCAGGTCGCCCAGACCCGCGAAGTGCTTGAGGCGCTGCGCGAGATCACTACCGCCACGCTCAACGCCGAGACCGGCCAGCGCGGCTATATCATTACGCTCGACCGCCGCTATCTCGCCCCGTTCCAGCTTGGCGCCGCCTCGTACCCAACCGCGATGCGCCGCCTCCACGCGCTGCTCGATCCCGCCGCCGATGCGCGTCAGCGGGCGCTCGTCGCGCGCGTCGAGAAGCTGGCCGACGCCAAGTTTGCGGAGATGGCCGAGACCGTCTCGCTGGTCGACGACGGGCGGATCGTCGATGCCGAGGCACGCCTGCTCAGCGACGAAGGTCAGCAGCTGATGACCGAGCTGCGCGCGACCGCGGGCGAGCTCGAGGCGATCGAGGCGGGACAGCTGAGGCGCGCGGCAAGCGACACCCTGCGGCTCGAAGGGCGCATGGCCCCGCTGCTCGCGGGGCTGCTGCTGCTGATCCTCGGGGCGCTCGTGCTGGGGTTGTGGCAGGTCGTGCGTGGGGCGCGGGCCGAGGCGCTGGCCGCGACTGCGCAAGACCTGAGCGCAGCGCGCGACCGCGCCGATCTGCTCGCGGGCGAGCTCAACCACCGGGTCAAGAACCTGTTCGCGGTGGTCCTGGCGATCGTCAAGATGAGCGGCAAGGGCGATCCGGCGGCCAAGCCGGCGATCGACAAAATTGCCCAGCGGCTCCACGCCCTGCTCCGCTCGCACGAAGTGACCCAGGGCGATCGCACCCGGCCAGAGATTGACCTGCGCGAATTGGTCGATACCGCGCTGGAGCCCTACCGGCTGGACGAATCGCGCGGGCGGATCGAGGGGGATCCGGTCATGCTGCGCTCGCATCTGGCGGTGCCGCTGGGACTAGTGCTCCACGAGCTGGTGACCAACGCGGTCAAGTATGGCGCGCTTGCCAATGGCGATGGCAAGCTGGCGGTAAGCTGGCGGCACGAGGGCGGGCGGGTCCGCCTGATCTGGCGCGAAGAAGGCGCCAAGCCCGTCGCGCCTTCAGGCGACGAAGGCTTCGGCTCGATGCTGATCGGCAGCTCGGCCAAGCAGATCGCCGGAACGATCGAGCGCCACTTTCACCCGACTGGGGTGGAAGTGACGATGGATTTTCCGGTCAAGTAG
- the polA gene encoding DNA polymerase I gives MSNRQHLYLVDGSAYIFRAYHRLPPLTNPRGVPVGAVYGYTTMLWRLAEDLNKADGPTHLAVILDKGATSFRNRLYDQYKAHRPPPPEDLVPQFPLIRDATRAFSLACIEEDDLEADDLIASYARAATLRGWDVTIVSSDKDLMQLVGKCAEGGGCIDMLDTMKNQRIDIPEVIEKFGVPPEKVGDVLALMGDAVDNVPGIRGIGPKTATKLIQDYGDLESALAAAPTMKPSKMQQSLIDQAEMARLSRVLVQLKEDCELPIPIEDFALAAIPPDPLASFLTEHGFTSLLKRLGAGGSAPGPATQLNPAKPVTPGAAAAPQGSRQTLPEFPPVDLDAYECVQTIEALDRWIARAFAARAVAFDTETSSLDAMRAELAGVSLALGPNDACYIPLGHGGSDMFAERPLQIDKATALARLKPLLESDAVLKIGQNAKYDINIFARAGIQVAPIDDTMVISFDLDAGRGEEGIGGGHGMDELATRHLDHTTLTFKDICGSGKKAIPFGEVPLDRATRYAAEDADVTWRLWTLLRPRLAEEGGTRVYQTVDRPTIAAIAAMERHGIKVDRERLAGLSTEFTHAIAGLETEIHGLAGQPFTIGSPKQLGDILFDKLGYKGGRKGKSGQYSTDVGILEGLAAQGAEMPGKVLEWRQLSKLKSTYTEALQAAINPATGRVHTSYSLVGAQTGRLSSNDPNLQNIPIRTALGRQIRDAFVAEPGNVLLSADYSQIELRLAAHMADVPPLKEAFAAGEDIHSRTAMEMFGTVDRDTRGRAKTINFAILYGISRWGLAGRLGVTPEEAQGMIDRYFQRFPGIQRYIVATLESVRERGYSETLFGRKTWFPRISSRNPNERSGSERAAINAPIQGTSADIIKRAMARMLPALADAGLEHVRMLLQVHDELVFELPEADVAAASPVIERVMADAALPAVVLDVPLGIEIGTGLSWGAAH, from the coding sequence ATGTCGAACCGCCAGCATCTCTACCTCGTCGATGGCTCCGCCTATATCTTCCGCGCCTATCATCGCCTGCCGCCGCTGACCAACCCGCGCGGGGTGCCGGTGGGCGCGGTCTATGGCTATACCACGATGCTGTGGCGCCTGGCCGAAGACCTCAACAAGGCCGACGGACCGACGCATCTGGCGGTGATCCTCGACAAGGGCGCGACCAGCTTCCGCAACAGGCTCTACGATCAGTACAAGGCGCACCGCCCGCCCCCGCCCGAAGACCTCGTCCCACAGTTCCCGCTGATCCGCGACGCCACGCGCGCGTTCAGCCTGGCTTGTATCGAGGAGGACGATCTCGAGGCCGATGACCTCATCGCCAGCTATGCCCGCGCGGCCACGCTGAGGGGCTGGGACGTGACCATCGTCAGCTCTGACAAGGACCTGATGCAGCTCGTGGGCAAGTGCGCCGAAGGCGGCGGCTGCATCGACATGCTCGATACGATGAAGAACCAGCGGATCGACATTCCCGAAGTGATCGAGAAGTTCGGCGTTCCACCCGAGAAGGTCGGCGACGTGCTCGCGCTGATGGGCGACGCGGTCGACAATGTGCCGGGCATCCGCGGAATCGGGCCGAAAACCGCGACCAAGCTGATCCAGGATTACGGCGATCTTGAATCGGCGCTCGCCGCCGCGCCGACGATGAAGCCGTCCAAGATGCAGCAGAGCCTGATCGACCAGGCCGAGATGGCGCGGCTCAGCCGGGTGCTGGTCCAGCTCAAGGAAGACTGCGAGCTGCCGATACCGATCGAGGATTTCGCGCTGGCCGCGATTCCACCCGATCCGCTCGCCTCGTTCCTGACCGAGCACGGCTTCACCAGCCTGCTCAAGCGATTGGGAGCGGGCGGCAGCGCGCCGGGTCCGGCGACTCAACTGAATCCCGCCAAGCCCGTCACCCCCGGCGCGGCAGCCGCTCCGCAGGGGAGCCGCCAGACGCTGCCTGAATTTCCGCCGGTCGATCTCGACGCCTACGAATGCGTTCAGACGATCGAGGCGCTCGACCGCTGGATTGCGCGCGCCTTTGCCGCAAGAGCCGTGGCGTTCGATACCGAGACCAGCTCGCTCGACGCGATGCGCGCCGAGCTGGCCGGGGTCAGCCTCGCGCTCGGCCCGAACGATGCCTGCTACATCCCGCTCGGCCATGGCGGGTCGGACATGTTCGCCGAACGGCCGCTCCAGATCGACAAGGCCACGGCGCTCGCCCGGCTCAAGCCGCTGCTGGAAAGCGACGCGGTGCTCAAGATCGGGCAGAACGCCAAGTACGACATCAACATTTTTGCGCGGGCCGGAATCCAGGTCGCCCCGATCGACGATACGATGGTGATCAGCTTCGATCTCGACGCCGGGCGCGGCGAAGAGGGGATCGGCGGGGGCCACGGGATGGACGAGCTCGCCACCCGCCATCTCGACCACACCACGCTGACCTTCAAGGACATCTGCGGCAGCGGCAAGAAGGCGATCCCGTTCGGCGAAGTCCCGCTCGACCGCGCCACGCGTTATGCCGCCGAGGACGCCGACGTCACCTGGCGGCTGTGGACCCTGCTCAGGCCGCGGCTCGCCGAGGAAGGCGGGACGCGAGTCTACCAGACCGTCGACCGCCCGACGATCGCGGCGATCGCGGCGATGGAGCGGCATGGGATCAAGGTCGACCGCGAACGGCTCGCGGGCCTGTCGACCGAGTTCACCCACGCCATCGCCGGGCTGGAGACCGAGATCCACGGCCTCGCCGGCCAACCTTTCACCATCGGCAGCCCCAAGCAGCTCGGCGACATCCTGTTCGACAAGCTGGGCTACAAAGGCGGGCGCAAGGGTAAGAGCGGGCAGTATTCGACCGACGTCGGCATTCTCGAAGGGCTGGCCGCCCAAGGCGCGGAGATGCCCGGCAAAGTGCTCGAATGGCGCCAGCTATCGAAGCTGAAATCGACCTATACCGAGGCGTTGCAGGCCGCGATCAACCCCGCGACCGGGCGCGTCCATACCAGCTACAGCCTGGTCGGCGCGCAAACCGGGCGATTGAGTTCGAACGACCCCAACCTGCAGAACATCCCGATCCGCACCGCACTGGGCCGCCAGATCCGCGACGCCTTCGTCGCCGAACCCGGAAACGTGCTGCTCTCGGCCGATTACAGCCAGATCGAGCTGCGCCTCGCCGCGCACATGGCCGACGTCCCACCTTTGAAGGAGGCATTTGCGGCGGGCGAGGACATTCACTCGCGAACCGCGATGGAAATGTTCGGGACGGTCGACCGCGACACCCGCGGGCGGGCGAAAACGATCAACTTCGCGATCCTCTATGGCATCAGCCGCTGGGGCCTCGCGGGTCGCCTCGGAGTCACGCCCGAGGAGGCGCAGGGAATGATCGACCGCTATTTCCAACGGTTCCCCGGCATCCAGCGTTACATCGTCGCCACGCTGGAGAGCGTGCGCGAGCGCGGCTATTCCGAGACGCTGTTCGGGCGCAAGACATGGTTCCCGCGGATTTCCTCGCGCAACCCCAACGAACGCTCAGGGTCGGAGCGCGCGGCGATCAACGCGCCGATCCAGGGTACGAGCGCCGACATCATCAAGCGCGCGATGGCGCGGATGCTGCCCGCTCTGGCGGATGCCGGGCTGGAGCATGTGCGGATGCTGCTTCAGGTCCACGACGAGCTGGTGTTCGAACTGCCCGAAGCGGACGTCGCGGCCGCAAGTCCGGTGATCGAGCGGGTGATGGCCGATGCCGCTCTACCGGCGGTCGTGCTCGACGTACCGCTGGGGATCGAGATCGGCACCGGCCTGAGTTGGGGGGCAGCACACTGA